The Kryptolebias marmoratus isolate JLee-2015 linkage group LG18, ASM164957v2, whole genome shotgun sequence genome includes a region encoding these proteins:
- the LOC108251060 gene encoding desmoglein-2 isoform X1 has protein sequence MMVRSSLNRFILLLLSLQVVLVVRANPRDNLVRKRREWILPPKPLKENHDYTKQEFIARIRSDKQSGSSVIYSLEGIGASQYPFHVFVVDPHNGNVQVTKILDREEIDTYLLSGIAKYQNGTEAEKKIDLRIKVEDENDNAPVFGEIKPATVDELSPQGTVVMKVRATDADEPENKNSKIAYFMIDQQPSHGIFGIQMDGTIYVQKPLLNRETQDQYILTLRGKDLYGDPNGHTGTGTVTINVQDVNDNLPTLEKDQYEGNIEENEFGVEVMRIKTEDLDLEGTENWEAVFDIVKGNEAGYFSIKTDPETNEGILMLDKPVDYEDIKNLELGLAVRNKALPFDGSGTNAGAGIGLGGGAGGGAGGGSGAGGAGGGGGAGGGAGGGSGAGGGGGAGGATGASGASWASGASGAGGFKTYPIKINVKNQPEGPRFVPKVKAIPITEGGHSVNIKEAIAIYSATDMDTGKPAENVRYAKGSDPDNWFTIDPKTAEIKLNKMPDRESPVLVNGTYIAEVLCISEDIPAKTATGIIAIQVKDLNDHCPMLTSDVQSMCTTKNYVIVNAKDEDVFPNGPPFEFSIIPEGTEGKWQVEHLNETAAIMRAQESMWPGFYKLQLSVKDQQGEACPDPQEVMVQVCVCEDGVVCGKRGANGQTDKSAELGSAGFGLLLLGLLLLLFILLLLLFCKCGGIAKFPELFSDIPYDTKNRLISYNTEHQGDNTDVPLLNVPVKMHQFETVPGFDIQQSVGSMYGMYDANGINKGGCQDCTSSIHRDGMWGMNLWDGSGFYSESGSRESRGGGGIFDGIALPDNFFRQYYKQMSSGDEKLKVKDSLLVYDYEGQDSSAGSVGCCSILESDNDLHFLDDLGLKFKTLAEICGGTKIQTEMTQVVPPLPNVSGTQIKTSESHLVAAQQMSQPSKLQSTKNTDHTVVSETTEQSQTMKSSMTMVKDSMSSVKQGMGNQNQMILVQQQPVYYTTTPMLQPMHYVVQPAFQNAMVLPEAPGTNLQNMVLVTGTETVSSHGVLVQGQTVMSNPQTQGLSTVLKNNSNHESCTNLINTGNFSGSQTMLVVDSKVPAGSVKILNGSQAGLIQEGAMPTGELTGSQSFLMIGKATNGRIHQLQEAKSVLKRSEESGSQKIYDKKGNTSTGSHNSTSSTTVKTTSTIRNTVVQKTREVH, from the exons CTGTCAGGTATTGCTAAATACCAAAATGGcacagaagcagagaaaaaaattgaCCTCCGAATCAAAGTTGAAGATGAGAATGACAACGCTCCAGTGTTTGGCGAAATCAAGCCTGCTACAGTGGATGAACTCAGTCCTCAAG gaactGTAGTTATGAAAGTCAGGGCAACTGATGCTGATGAGCCAGAAAATAAGAATTCAAAGATTGCCTATTTCATGATAGATCAGCAGCCATCTCATGGTATTTTTGGTATTCAAATGGATGGTACCATCTACGTCCAGAAGCCTTTGTTGAACAGAGAA ACGCAAGACCAGTACATTCTGACATTGAGAGGAAAAGACTTATATGGTGATCCAAATGGACACACTGGAACAGGGACTGTTACCATTAATGTCCAGGATGTAAACGACAATTTGCCAACTCTGGAGAAAGATcag TATGAGGGAAACATTGAGGAAAATGAGTTTGGTGTAGAGGTGATGAGGATCAAAACAGAAGACCTGGACTTGGAGGGGACAGAAAACTGGGAAGCTGTGTTTGATATTGTCAAAGGCAACGAGGCTGGATATTTCAGTATAAAAACAGATCCAGAGACCAACGAAGGCATTCTAATGCTGGACAAg CCTGTGGATTACGAAGATATAAAAAACCTTGAACTGGGGTTGGCAGTGAGAAACAAGGCCCTACCTTTTGATGGATCTGGGACAAATGCTGGAGCCGGTATTGGTTTGGGAGGGGGAGCAGGTGGTGGTGCTGGTGGCGGAAGTGGTGCTGGTGGTGCTGGTGGCGGAGGTGGTGCAGGTGGTGGTGCTGGTGGCGGAAGTGgtgctggtggtggaggtggtgcaGGTGGTGCTACTGGAGCCTCTGGTGCTAGTTGGGCCAGTGGGGCCAGTGGAGCTGGAGGATTTAAAACCTATCCCATTAAAATCAATGTGAAGAATCAGCCCGAGGGACCACGTTTTGTCCCCAAAGTTAAAGCTATTCCCATTACTGAAGGAGGCCACTCTGTCAATATTAAAGAAGCTATTGCCATTTACTCTGCCACTGATATGGACACTGGAAAACCAGCTGAGAATGTCAG ATATGCCAAAGGCTCAGACCCTGACAACTGGTTTACCATTGACCCAAAAACAGCTGAGATCAAGCTGAACAAAATGCCTGACAGGgagtctccagtcctggtcaaTGGGACATACATTGCTGAAGTACTCTGCATTTCAGAAG ACATACCAGCTAAAACAGCCACTGGCATCATCGCCATCCAGGTGAAAGATCTTAATGACCACTGCCCCATGCTTACCAGTGATGTCCAGTCGATGTGCACAACAAAGAATTATGTTATTGTTAATGCTAAAGATGAGGACGTATTCCCCAATGGTCCTCCTTTTGAATTTTCTATTATCCCTGAGGGTACCGAGGGAAAATGGCAAGTGGAGCACCTCAATG AGACTGCAGCCATAATGAGGGCTCAGGAGTCTATGTGGCCTGGTTTTTACAAGTTACAGCTTTCAGTGAAAGACCAACAGGGAGAAGCCTGTCCTGACCCACAGGAAGTGATGGTCCAAGTTTGTGTCTGTGAGGATGGAGTTGTATGTGGAAAACGAGGGGCCAATGGTCAGACTGACAAAAGTGCAGAGCTAGGATCTGCAGGCTTTGGACTGCTACTTCTGGGCCTATTACTCCTTCTAT tcaTTCTCCTGTTACTGCTCTTCTGCAAGTGTGGGGGTATTGCAAAATTTCCTGAACTCTTCTCTGATATACCTTATGACACTAAGAACCGCCTTATCAGCTACAACACTGAACATCAGGGAGACAACACG GATGTACCACTGCTGAATGTACCAGTAAAAATGCATCAATTCGAAACGGTACCGGGTTTTGACATACAGCAATCTGTTGGCTCCATGTATGGAATGTATGACGCGAATGGGATAAATAAGGGTGGCTGTCAAGATTGTACTTCCAGTATCCACAGAGACGGGATGTGGGGGATGAACCTGTGGGATGGCAGTGGCTTCTACTCTGAGTCTGGAAGCAGAGAATcaagaggaggtggagggatTTTTGATGGGATAGCTCTTCCAGACAACTTCTTTAGACAGTActacaaacag ATGTCCAGTGGAGATGAGAAGCTTAAAGTAAAGGATAGTCTTCTGGTCTATGACTATGAGGGCCAGGACTCCTCAGCTGGTTCTGTTGGCTGCTGCAGCATACTGGAATCTGACAATGACCTGCATTTCCTGGATGATCTTGGACTGAAGTTCAAGACTCTTGCTGAAATATGTGGAGGCACCAAGATCCAAACTGAGATGACACAAGTGGTCCCTCCTCTGCCTAATGTTTCTGGGACTCAGATTAAAACATCAGAATCACATTTGGTAGCTGCTCAACAAATGTCCCAGCCATCCAAACTGCAGTCAACCAAAAATACAGACCACACTGTTGTGAGTGAAACCACTGAGCAATCTCAGACGATGAAATCAAGCATGACCATGGTGAAGGATAGCATGTCCTCAGTGAAACAAGGGATGGGAAATCAAAACCAGATGATTCTTGTACAGCAGCAGCCTGTCTACTACACCACAACACCTATGCTGCAGCCCATGCACTATGTTGTTCAGCCGGCATTTCAGAATGCCATGGTACTGCCTGAGGCACCAGGCACCAACCTTCAAAACATGGTTCTGGTTACCGGCACTGAGACTGTCTCTTCCCATGGTGTTCTAGTTCAGGGCCAGACAGTGATGTCCAATCCACAAACCCAGGGCCTCAGCACAGTGCTGAAGAACAACAGCAACCATGAAAGCTGTACCAACCTGATCAACACTGGAAACTTCTCTGGGTCTCAAACTATGTTGGTTGTAGATAGCAAGGTTCCAGCAGGGTCAGTGAAAATTTTAAATGGGAGCCAGGCTGGCCTCATTCAAGAAGGTGCAATGCCAACAGGAGAGCTAACAGGATCTCAGAGTTTCCTGATGATAGGAAAGGCAACAAATGGCAGAATTCATCAGCTTCAAGAGGCAAAATCTGTCTTAAAGAGGAGTGAGGAGTCTGGATCACAAAAAATCTATGACAAAAAGGGGAATACATCCACTGGGTCTCATAACAGCACCTCTTCCACAACAGTAAAGACGACATCTACCATTCGTAACACTGTGGTGCAGAAGACCAGAGAAGTTCACTGA
- the LOC108251060 gene encoding desmoglein-2 isoform X3 produces the protein MMVRSSLNRFILLLLSLQVVLVVRANPRDNLVRKRREWILPPKPLKENHDYTKQEFIARLSGIAKYQNGTEAEKKIDLRIKVEDENDNAPVFGEIKPATVDELSPQGTVVMKVRATDADEPENKNSKIAYFMIDQQPSHGIFGIQMDGTIYVQKPLLNRETQDQYILTLRGKDLYGDPNGHTGTGTVTINVQDVNDNLPTLEKDQYEGNIEENEFGVEVMRIKTEDLDLEGTENWEAVFDIVKGNEAGYFSIKTDPETNEGILMLDKPVDYEDIKNLELGLAVRNKALPFDGSGTNAGAGIGLGGGAGGGAGGGSGAGGAGGGGGAGGGAGGGSGAGGGGGAGGATGASGASWASGASGAGGFKTYPIKINVKNQPEGPRFVPKVKAIPITEGGHSVNIKEAIAIYSATDMDTGKPAENVRYAKGSDPDNWFTIDPKTAEIKLNKMPDRESPVLVNGTYIAEVLCISEDIPAKTATGIIAIQVKDLNDHCPMLTSDVQSMCTTKNYVIVNAKDEDVFPNGPPFEFSIIPEGTEGKWQVEHLNETAAIMRAQESMWPGFYKLQLSVKDQQGEACPDPQEVMVQVCVCEDGVVCGKRGANGQTDKSAELGSAGFGLLLLGLLLLLFILLLLLFCKCGGIAKFPELFSDIPYDTKNRLISYNTEHQGDNTDVPLLNVPVKMHQFETVPGFDIQQSVGSMYGMYDANGINKGGCQDCTSSIHRDGMWGMNLWDGSGFYSESGSRESRGGGGIFDGIALPDNFFRQYYKQMSSGDEKLKVKDSLLVYDYEGQDSSAGSVGCCSILESDNDLHFLDDLGLKFKTLAEICGGTKIQTEMTQVVPPLPNVSGTQIKTSESHLVAAQQMSQPSKLQSTKNTDHTVVSETTEQSQTMKSSMTMVKDSMSSVKQGMGNQNQMILVQQQPVYYTTTPMLQPMHYVVQPAFQNAMVLPEAPGTNLQNMVLVTGTETVSSHGVLVQGQTVMSNPQTQGLSTVLKNNSNHESCTNLINTGNFSGSQTMLVVDSKVPAGSVKILNGSQAGLIQEGAMPTGELTGSQSFLMIGKATNGRIHQLQEAKSVLKRSEESGSQKIYDKKGNTSTGSHNSTSSTTVKTTSTIRNTVVQKTREVH, from the exons CTGTCAGGTATTGCTAAATACCAAAATGGcacagaagcagagaaaaaaattgaCCTCCGAATCAAAGTTGAAGATGAGAATGACAACGCTCCAGTGTTTGGCGAAATCAAGCCTGCTACAGTGGATGAACTCAGTCCTCAAG gaactGTAGTTATGAAAGTCAGGGCAACTGATGCTGATGAGCCAGAAAATAAGAATTCAAAGATTGCCTATTTCATGATAGATCAGCAGCCATCTCATGGTATTTTTGGTATTCAAATGGATGGTACCATCTACGTCCAGAAGCCTTTGTTGAACAGAGAA ACGCAAGACCAGTACATTCTGACATTGAGAGGAAAAGACTTATATGGTGATCCAAATGGACACACTGGAACAGGGACTGTTACCATTAATGTCCAGGATGTAAACGACAATTTGCCAACTCTGGAGAAAGATcag TATGAGGGAAACATTGAGGAAAATGAGTTTGGTGTAGAGGTGATGAGGATCAAAACAGAAGACCTGGACTTGGAGGGGACAGAAAACTGGGAAGCTGTGTTTGATATTGTCAAAGGCAACGAGGCTGGATATTTCAGTATAAAAACAGATCCAGAGACCAACGAAGGCATTCTAATGCTGGACAAg CCTGTGGATTACGAAGATATAAAAAACCTTGAACTGGGGTTGGCAGTGAGAAACAAGGCCCTACCTTTTGATGGATCTGGGACAAATGCTGGAGCCGGTATTGGTTTGGGAGGGGGAGCAGGTGGTGGTGCTGGTGGCGGAAGTGGTGCTGGTGGTGCTGGTGGCGGAGGTGGTGCAGGTGGTGGTGCTGGTGGCGGAAGTGgtgctggtggtggaggtggtgcaGGTGGTGCTACTGGAGCCTCTGGTGCTAGTTGGGCCAGTGGGGCCAGTGGAGCTGGAGGATTTAAAACCTATCCCATTAAAATCAATGTGAAGAATCAGCCCGAGGGACCACGTTTTGTCCCCAAAGTTAAAGCTATTCCCATTACTGAAGGAGGCCACTCTGTCAATATTAAAGAAGCTATTGCCATTTACTCTGCCACTGATATGGACACTGGAAAACCAGCTGAGAATGTCAG ATATGCCAAAGGCTCAGACCCTGACAACTGGTTTACCATTGACCCAAAAACAGCTGAGATCAAGCTGAACAAAATGCCTGACAGGgagtctccagtcctggtcaaTGGGACATACATTGCTGAAGTACTCTGCATTTCAGAAG ACATACCAGCTAAAACAGCCACTGGCATCATCGCCATCCAGGTGAAAGATCTTAATGACCACTGCCCCATGCTTACCAGTGATGTCCAGTCGATGTGCACAACAAAGAATTATGTTATTGTTAATGCTAAAGATGAGGACGTATTCCCCAATGGTCCTCCTTTTGAATTTTCTATTATCCCTGAGGGTACCGAGGGAAAATGGCAAGTGGAGCACCTCAATG AGACTGCAGCCATAATGAGGGCTCAGGAGTCTATGTGGCCTGGTTTTTACAAGTTACAGCTTTCAGTGAAAGACCAACAGGGAGAAGCCTGTCCTGACCCACAGGAAGTGATGGTCCAAGTTTGTGTCTGTGAGGATGGAGTTGTATGTGGAAAACGAGGGGCCAATGGTCAGACTGACAAAAGTGCAGAGCTAGGATCTGCAGGCTTTGGACTGCTACTTCTGGGCCTATTACTCCTTCTAT tcaTTCTCCTGTTACTGCTCTTCTGCAAGTGTGGGGGTATTGCAAAATTTCCTGAACTCTTCTCTGATATACCTTATGACACTAAGAACCGCCTTATCAGCTACAACACTGAACATCAGGGAGACAACACG GATGTACCACTGCTGAATGTACCAGTAAAAATGCATCAATTCGAAACGGTACCGGGTTTTGACATACAGCAATCTGTTGGCTCCATGTATGGAATGTATGACGCGAATGGGATAAATAAGGGTGGCTGTCAAGATTGTACTTCCAGTATCCACAGAGACGGGATGTGGGGGATGAACCTGTGGGATGGCAGTGGCTTCTACTCTGAGTCTGGAAGCAGAGAATcaagaggaggtggagggatTTTTGATGGGATAGCTCTTCCAGACAACTTCTTTAGACAGTActacaaacag ATGTCCAGTGGAGATGAGAAGCTTAAAGTAAAGGATAGTCTTCTGGTCTATGACTATGAGGGCCAGGACTCCTCAGCTGGTTCTGTTGGCTGCTGCAGCATACTGGAATCTGACAATGACCTGCATTTCCTGGATGATCTTGGACTGAAGTTCAAGACTCTTGCTGAAATATGTGGAGGCACCAAGATCCAAACTGAGATGACACAAGTGGTCCCTCCTCTGCCTAATGTTTCTGGGACTCAGATTAAAACATCAGAATCACATTTGGTAGCTGCTCAACAAATGTCCCAGCCATCCAAACTGCAGTCAACCAAAAATACAGACCACACTGTTGTGAGTGAAACCACTGAGCAATCTCAGACGATGAAATCAAGCATGACCATGGTGAAGGATAGCATGTCCTCAGTGAAACAAGGGATGGGAAATCAAAACCAGATGATTCTTGTACAGCAGCAGCCTGTCTACTACACCACAACACCTATGCTGCAGCCCATGCACTATGTTGTTCAGCCGGCATTTCAGAATGCCATGGTACTGCCTGAGGCACCAGGCACCAACCTTCAAAACATGGTTCTGGTTACCGGCACTGAGACTGTCTCTTCCCATGGTGTTCTAGTTCAGGGCCAGACAGTGATGTCCAATCCACAAACCCAGGGCCTCAGCACAGTGCTGAAGAACAACAGCAACCATGAAAGCTGTACCAACCTGATCAACACTGGAAACTTCTCTGGGTCTCAAACTATGTTGGTTGTAGATAGCAAGGTTCCAGCAGGGTCAGTGAAAATTTTAAATGGGAGCCAGGCTGGCCTCATTCAAGAAGGTGCAATGCCAACAGGAGAGCTAACAGGATCTCAGAGTTTCCTGATGATAGGAAAGGCAACAAATGGCAGAATTCATCAGCTTCAAGAGGCAAAATCTGTCTTAAAGAGGAGTGAGGAGTCTGGATCACAAAAAATCTATGACAAAAAGGGGAATACATCCACTGGGTCTCATAACAGCACCTCTTCCACAACAGTAAAGACGACATCTACCATTCGTAACACTGTGGTGCAGAAGACCAGAGAAGTTCACTGA
- the LOC108251060 gene encoding desmoglein-2 isoform X2, with translation MMVRSSLNRFILLLLSLQVVLVVRANPRDNLVRKRREWILPPKPLKENHDYTKQEFIARIRSDKQSGSSVIYSLEGIGASQYPFHVFVVDPHNGNVQVTKILDREEIDTYLLSGIAKYQNGTEAEKKIDLRIKVEDENDNAPVFGEIKPATVDELSPQGTVVMKVRATDADEPENKNSKIAYFMIDQQPSHGIFGIQMDGTIYVQKPLLNREYEGNIEENEFGVEVMRIKTEDLDLEGTENWEAVFDIVKGNEAGYFSIKTDPETNEGILMLDKPVDYEDIKNLELGLAVRNKALPFDGSGTNAGAGIGLGGGAGGGAGGGSGAGGAGGGGGAGGGAGGGSGAGGGGGAGGATGASGASWASGASGAGGFKTYPIKINVKNQPEGPRFVPKVKAIPITEGGHSVNIKEAIAIYSATDMDTGKPAENVRYAKGSDPDNWFTIDPKTAEIKLNKMPDRESPVLVNGTYIAEVLCISEDIPAKTATGIIAIQVKDLNDHCPMLTSDVQSMCTTKNYVIVNAKDEDVFPNGPPFEFSIIPEGTEGKWQVEHLNETAAIMRAQESMWPGFYKLQLSVKDQQGEACPDPQEVMVQVCVCEDGVVCGKRGANGQTDKSAELGSAGFGLLLLGLLLLLFILLLLLFCKCGGIAKFPELFSDIPYDTKNRLISYNTEHQGDNTDVPLLNVPVKMHQFETVPGFDIQQSVGSMYGMYDANGINKGGCQDCTSSIHRDGMWGMNLWDGSGFYSESGSRESRGGGGIFDGIALPDNFFRQYYKQMSSGDEKLKVKDSLLVYDYEGQDSSAGSVGCCSILESDNDLHFLDDLGLKFKTLAEICGGTKIQTEMTQVVPPLPNVSGTQIKTSESHLVAAQQMSQPSKLQSTKNTDHTVVSETTEQSQTMKSSMTMVKDSMSSVKQGMGNQNQMILVQQQPVYYTTTPMLQPMHYVVQPAFQNAMVLPEAPGTNLQNMVLVTGTETVSSHGVLVQGQTVMSNPQTQGLSTVLKNNSNHESCTNLINTGNFSGSQTMLVVDSKVPAGSVKILNGSQAGLIQEGAMPTGELTGSQSFLMIGKATNGRIHQLQEAKSVLKRSEESGSQKIYDKKGNTSTGSHNSTSSTTVKTTSTIRNTVVQKTREVH, from the exons CTGTCAGGTATTGCTAAATACCAAAATGGcacagaagcagagaaaaaaattgaCCTCCGAATCAAAGTTGAAGATGAGAATGACAACGCTCCAGTGTTTGGCGAAATCAAGCCTGCTACAGTGGATGAACTCAGTCCTCAAG gaactGTAGTTATGAAAGTCAGGGCAACTGATGCTGATGAGCCAGAAAATAAGAATTCAAAGATTGCCTATTTCATGATAGATCAGCAGCCATCTCATGGTATTTTTGGTATTCAAATGGATGGTACCATCTACGTCCAGAAGCCTTTGTTGAACAGAGAA TATGAGGGAAACATTGAGGAAAATGAGTTTGGTGTAGAGGTGATGAGGATCAAAACAGAAGACCTGGACTTGGAGGGGACAGAAAACTGGGAAGCTGTGTTTGATATTGTCAAAGGCAACGAGGCTGGATATTTCAGTATAAAAACAGATCCAGAGACCAACGAAGGCATTCTAATGCTGGACAAg CCTGTGGATTACGAAGATATAAAAAACCTTGAACTGGGGTTGGCAGTGAGAAACAAGGCCCTACCTTTTGATGGATCTGGGACAAATGCTGGAGCCGGTATTGGTTTGGGAGGGGGAGCAGGTGGTGGTGCTGGTGGCGGAAGTGGTGCTGGTGGTGCTGGTGGCGGAGGTGGTGCAGGTGGTGGTGCTGGTGGCGGAAGTGgtgctggtggtggaggtggtgcaGGTGGTGCTACTGGAGCCTCTGGTGCTAGTTGGGCCAGTGGGGCCAGTGGAGCTGGAGGATTTAAAACCTATCCCATTAAAATCAATGTGAAGAATCAGCCCGAGGGACCACGTTTTGTCCCCAAAGTTAAAGCTATTCCCATTACTGAAGGAGGCCACTCTGTCAATATTAAAGAAGCTATTGCCATTTACTCTGCCACTGATATGGACACTGGAAAACCAGCTGAGAATGTCAG ATATGCCAAAGGCTCAGACCCTGACAACTGGTTTACCATTGACCCAAAAACAGCTGAGATCAAGCTGAACAAAATGCCTGACAGGgagtctccagtcctggtcaaTGGGACATACATTGCTGAAGTACTCTGCATTTCAGAAG ACATACCAGCTAAAACAGCCACTGGCATCATCGCCATCCAGGTGAAAGATCTTAATGACCACTGCCCCATGCTTACCAGTGATGTCCAGTCGATGTGCACAACAAAGAATTATGTTATTGTTAATGCTAAAGATGAGGACGTATTCCCCAATGGTCCTCCTTTTGAATTTTCTATTATCCCTGAGGGTACCGAGGGAAAATGGCAAGTGGAGCACCTCAATG AGACTGCAGCCATAATGAGGGCTCAGGAGTCTATGTGGCCTGGTTTTTACAAGTTACAGCTTTCAGTGAAAGACCAACAGGGAGAAGCCTGTCCTGACCCACAGGAAGTGATGGTCCAAGTTTGTGTCTGTGAGGATGGAGTTGTATGTGGAAAACGAGGGGCCAATGGTCAGACTGACAAAAGTGCAGAGCTAGGATCTGCAGGCTTTGGACTGCTACTTCTGGGCCTATTACTCCTTCTAT tcaTTCTCCTGTTACTGCTCTTCTGCAAGTGTGGGGGTATTGCAAAATTTCCTGAACTCTTCTCTGATATACCTTATGACACTAAGAACCGCCTTATCAGCTACAACACTGAACATCAGGGAGACAACACG GATGTACCACTGCTGAATGTACCAGTAAAAATGCATCAATTCGAAACGGTACCGGGTTTTGACATACAGCAATCTGTTGGCTCCATGTATGGAATGTATGACGCGAATGGGATAAATAAGGGTGGCTGTCAAGATTGTACTTCCAGTATCCACAGAGACGGGATGTGGGGGATGAACCTGTGGGATGGCAGTGGCTTCTACTCTGAGTCTGGAAGCAGAGAATcaagaggaggtggagggatTTTTGATGGGATAGCTCTTCCAGACAACTTCTTTAGACAGTActacaaacag ATGTCCAGTGGAGATGAGAAGCTTAAAGTAAAGGATAGTCTTCTGGTCTATGACTATGAGGGCCAGGACTCCTCAGCTGGTTCTGTTGGCTGCTGCAGCATACTGGAATCTGACAATGACCTGCATTTCCTGGATGATCTTGGACTGAAGTTCAAGACTCTTGCTGAAATATGTGGAGGCACCAAGATCCAAACTGAGATGACACAAGTGGTCCCTCCTCTGCCTAATGTTTCTGGGACTCAGATTAAAACATCAGAATCACATTTGGTAGCTGCTCAACAAATGTCCCAGCCATCCAAACTGCAGTCAACCAAAAATACAGACCACACTGTTGTGAGTGAAACCACTGAGCAATCTCAGACGATGAAATCAAGCATGACCATGGTGAAGGATAGCATGTCCTCAGTGAAACAAGGGATGGGAAATCAAAACCAGATGATTCTTGTACAGCAGCAGCCTGTCTACTACACCACAACACCTATGCTGCAGCCCATGCACTATGTTGTTCAGCCGGCATTTCAGAATGCCATGGTACTGCCTGAGGCACCAGGCACCAACCTTCAAAACATGGTTCTGGTTACCGGCACTGAGACTGTCTCTTCCCATGGTGTTCTAGTTCAGGGCCAGACAGTGATGTCCAATCCACAAACCCAGGGCCTCAGCACAGTGCTGAAGAACAACAGCAACCATGAAAGCTGTACCAACCTGATCAACACTGGAAACTTCTCTGGGTCTCAAACTATGTTGGTTGTAGATAGCAAGGTTCCAGCAGGGTCAGTGAAAATTTTAAATGGGAGCCAGGCTGGCCTCATTCAAGAAGGTGCAATGCCAACAGGAGAGCTAACAGGATCTCAGAGTTTCCTGATGATAGGAAAGGCAACAAATGGCAGAATTCATCAGCTTCAAGAGGCAAAATCTGTCTTAAAGAGGAGTGAGGAGTCTGGATCACAAAAAATCTATGACAAAAAGGGGAATACATCCACTGGGTCTCATAACAGCACCTCTTCCACAACAGTAAAGACGACATCTACCATTCGTAACACTGTGGTGCAGAAGACCAGAGAAGTTCACTGA